Proteins encoded within one genomic window of Haematobia irritans isolate KBUSLIRL chromosome 5, ASM5000362v1, whole genome shotgun sequence:
- the LOC142238953 gene encoding cytochrome P450 6g1-like: MCLSIVLLLTALSLLLGYVSFKIQFGFWQRHRNIPSVPGKIFSGNFLDFVTFKTNFGYHLKTIYDDAHFKDKPVVGVYGLFKPSLLIRDPELIKAVLIKDFDSFHNRYVDIDASYDTIGGQMMFFSSYELWKEMRYKLSPVFSGAKLKQMFPLIQNVAENMAEYLKRLHHQVTQIEMKDFCARYTTDVIATTLLGLKSNCLENPEEHLNTAIRRMTEFGWKRGLNFVIIAFAPQFMRLFKSKILYPDTNEFLRNTIFQAIRERETSGEKRYDLIDIFVKLKEEASHNNTKDMKMFMECLAAQAGVFMVGGFETSSTTMANALLELAKHPDIQEKLKKEIHMVLKEENSSQISPEAINKIDYLEMIINETLRLYPVSPILERKYYRPEGKTEQYSLKPYCDFSLPDGMSIFISVYGLHYDAEYWLNPTKFDPERFSSTNRESINPMVYLPFGMGPRNCFGARLAMFQVKCGLFYLLKDHHVRLCADTVLQPEFDAKAIVLQMKGGLYLEVVRDKK, encoded by the exons ATGTGTCTGAGCATTGTTCTATTACTTACGGCACTTTCGCTGCTACTTGGCTATGTgagttttaaaattcaatttggtTTCTGGCAGCGCCATAGAAATATTCCAAGTGTGCCGGGTAAAATATTCAGTGGAAATTTTCTAGATTTCGTTACATTCAAAACAAATTTCGGTTATCATTTAAAAACCATATACGATGATGCCCATTTCAAGGATAAACCAGTTGTTGGAGTTTATGGTCTCTTCAAGCCCAGTTTGCTGATACGAGATCCAGAATTGATAAAGGCTGTATTAATAAAAGATTTCGATAGCTTTCACAATAGATATGTGGATATAGATGCCTCTTACGATACCATTGGGGGACAAATGATGTTCTTTAGCTCTTATGAGTTGTGGAAAGAAATGCGCTATAAATTAAGTCCCGTGTTCTCTGGTGCCAAACTTAAGCAAATGTTTCCTCTTATACAAAATGTGGCCGAAAATATGGCAGAGTATTTGAAGAGATTACACCACCAGGTTACTCAAATTGAAATGAAGGATTTTTGTGCCCGTTATACCACTGATGTTATTGCAACCACGCTGTTGGGCTTAAAATCGAATTGCCTAGAGAATCCCGAAGAGCATTTAAACACCGCTATACGAAGAATGACTGAATTTGGTTGGAAACGTGGtttgaattttgtcataattgcctTTGCTCCACAATTTATGCGTCTATTCAAATCGAAGATCTTATATCCCGACACTAATGAATTCCTAAGGAATACGATTTTCCAGGCTATCCGTGAAAGAGAAACTAGTGGAGAGAAACGTTATGATTTGATCGACATATTTGTTAAGCTTAAGGAGGAAGCCAGTCACAACAATACCAAGGATATGAAAATGTTTATGGAATGTTTAGCTGCCCAAGCGGGAGTATTTATGGTAGGCGGCTTTGAAACTTCTTCAACTACCATGGCTAATGCTCTTCTCGAATTGGCCAAACATCCAGATATACAAGAGAAGTTAAAAAAGGAAATACACATGGTTTTaaaggaggaaaattcatcacAAATTTCCCCTGAGGCTATCAACAAAATAGATTATTTGGAAATGATTATAAATGAAACATTACGGTTGTATCCTGTATCACCGATATTGGAGAGAAAATACTATAGACCTGAGGGAAAGACGGAGCAATATTCTCTAAAGCCATATTGTGATTTTTCTTTACCCGATGGAATGTCTATATTCATCTCGGTTTATGGTCTACATTATGATGCAGAG TATTGGCTAAACCCTACAAAATTTGATCCCGAACGTTTTTCATCTACAAACAGAGAGTCCATAAATCCAATGGTCTATCTACCTTTTGGAATGGGTCCTCGTAATTGTTTTGGCGCTCGATTGGCTATGTTCCAGGTGAAATGTGGACTATTCTATTTACTAAAAGATCATCATGTTCGTTTGTGTGCGGATACGGTATTGCAGCCGGAGTTCGATGCGAAAGCTATTGTACTTCAGATGAAAGGTGGTCTATATTTGGAAGTTGTCAGAGATAAGAAATAA
- the LOC142238954 gene encoding cytochrome P450 6g1-like — translation MLLCLTLVLFLACYVLFKHHYNYWNQYKEIPNVPGKIFSGNFRDFLSFKTNFAYHLKTIYDDPKFDTAAVVGVYGLYKPSLLIKDPGIIKSVLIKDFDCFHNRFAKMDEIHDPLGTKMMFFSQYPLWKEMRSKFSSTFSSAKMKLTYPLIQKVGENISAFLDKQGPVYRTEMKEFCSRYTSDVLASTIFGVESNSLTNPEDEIMREISLLTYFTMRRAFDLLIVCFASKLSRFFGSKIMFDRTESFLRAFVTQTVSERECSGLKRNDIIDIFVKLKKEAHQNGDNIPKLMECLEAQAGIFMAGGFDTSSTTMSNCLLEMAKAPELQKRLRQEICDAFAAENGQISYESIDKLTYLDMVVNETIRMYPVFPVLERQYSKPDGRDKPYTLEPYCNFSLPEGMPVFISTYGLHYDPKYWHNPTTFNPERFSEENKHSINPMVYLPFGNGPRNCIGVRLGMLQVKTGLLYFLRDHYVRVYEETVIEPEFDPKATILQIKGGIYLEIVRDKMKDMLNK, via the exons ATGTTGCTTTGCTTGACGTTAGTGTTATTTCTAGCGTGTTACGTACTTTTCAAGCACCATTACAATTATTGGAATCAATACAAAGAGATTCCTAATGTTCCGGGTAAAATATTTAGTGGTAATTTTCGAGATTTCTTATCGTTCAAAACAAATTTTGCCTATCACCTGAAGACCATCTATGATGATCCAAAGTTCGACACAGCTGCTGTGGTGGGTGTGTATGGCCTGTATAAGCCAAGTTTATTGATAAAAGATCCGGGTATCATAAAATCGGTGCTTATTAAAGATTTCGATTGTTTTCACAATCGTTTTGCTAAAATGGATGAAATTCACGATCCCTTGGGTACTAAAATGATGTTCTTTTCCCAGTATCCCTTATGGAAGGAAATGCGAAGTAAATTTAGTTCAACATTTTCCAGTGCGAAAATGAAGCTCACCTATCCATTGATACAGAAAGTTGGCGAAAATATTTCAGCTTTTTTGGATAAGCAAGGTCCCGTGTATCGTACTGAAATGAAGGAGTTTTGTTCCCGCTATACCTCTGATGTTTTAGCCAGCACTATTTTTGGCGTTGAATCCAATTCATTGACAAATCCTGAGGATGAGATTATGAGAGAAATTAGTTTGCTAACCTATTTCACTATGAGAAGGGCTTTTGATTTGTTAATCGTTTGTTTTGCATCGAAACTAAGCCGGTTTTTTGGATCCAAGATCATGTTTGATAGAACGGAGTCATTTCTTAGAGCCTTTGTCACCCAAACTGTCAGCGAAAGGGAATGCAGTGGATTGAAACGTAATGATATCattgacatttttgttaaaCTCAAAAAAGAAGCCCACCAAAATGGAGACAATATTCCTAAGCTAATGGAATGTTTGGAGGCTCAGGCGGGAATTTTTATGGCCGGTGGTTTTGATACTTCTTCAACCACAATGTCCAATTGCCTCTTAGAGATGGCCAAGGCTCCAGAGTTACAAAAACGATTGCGGCAGGAAATATGTGATGCTTTTGCAGCGGAAAATGGTCAAATCTCTTATGAATCCATTGATAAACTAACTTACCTAGATATGGTGGTAAATGAGACCATACGTATGTATCCAGTTTTTCCAGTATTGGAGCGTCAATATTCAAAGCCAGATGGACGAGATAAACCCTATACCTTAGAACCATATTGCAATTTCTCTCTGCCTGAAGGGATGCCTGTTTTTATTTCTACCTATGGCCTACACTATGATCCAAAG tATTGGCACAATCCAACCACTTTTAATCCTGAACGTTTTTCCGAGGAAAACAAACATTCCATAAATCCCATGGTATATTTACCCTTTGGAAATGGCCCCAGAAACTGTATTGGTGTACGCCTGGGTATGTTGCAGGTGAAAACGGGTCTTCTTTACTTTCTGCGAGATCACTATGTGCGTGTGTATGAAGAAACTGTTATAGAACCCGAATTCGATCCAAAGGCAACCATATTACAAATCAAAGGtggaatttatttagaaatagttAGAGATAAAATGAAAGatatgttaaataaataa